One genomic segment of Musa acuminata AAA Group cultivar baxijiao chromosome BXJ3-3, Cavendish_Baxijiao_AAA, whole genome shotgun sequence includes these proteins:
- the LOC135633358 gene encoding bZIP transcription factor TGA10-like isoform X4 yields the protein MANKGSSSQGQPQQISFAMIHPSSSSSSVMHGSFMRSNEAGAYDLGELDQALFMYLDGQDHSSSPAQEQRQTLNIFPSQPMHVEPSTKGGMSLDSPASSGSKKSSDQAMELGDTKNDLPLLPERGKDSKAASVKKEGNGKGTSGSKTSDPKTLRRLAQNREAARKSRLRKKAYIQQLETSRIKLTHLEQELQRARSQGLSFGGGALLEDQGLPAVVGGLSADAAMFDMEYMRWLEEHHRLMCELRAAVQEHQPENHLRMFVDSCLAHHDQMVNLKNIVIRSDVFHLISGVWMTPAERCFMWMGGFRPSELIKMLLSHMEPLTEEQILGVCGLQQSTQETEEALSQGLEALNQSLSDTITSDALSYPSNVADYMGQMAMAMNKLTTLEGFIRQHEWFQADNLRQQTLHRLYQILTTRQMARSLLAIAEYFHRLRALSSLWLARPRHE from the exons ATGGCGAACAAGGGGAGTTCCAGCCAGGGGCAGCCGCAGCAGATCTCCTTCGCCATGATTCATCcttcttcgtcctcctcctccgtcaTGCATGGAAGCTTCAT GAGAAGCAACGAGGCCGGAGCTTACGACTTGGGAGAGCTGGATCAAGCACTGTTCATGTATTTAGATGGGCAGGATCACTCATCATCGCCGGCTCAAGAACAAAGAC AGACTTTGAACATTTTCCCTTCTCAGCCCATGCATGTAGAGCCTTCGACAAAG GGTGGAATGAGTTTGGACTCTCCAGCAAGCAGTGGCTCTAAGAAGTCATCGGACCAGGCCATGGAGTTGGGCGACACTAAAAATGATCTCCCGCTTCTGCCTGAGCGAGGAAAGGATTCCAAAGCAGCATCGGTTAAG AAGGAAGGGAACGGAAAGGGCACATCTGGGTCCAAGACATCAGATCCTAAG ACATTGAGAAGGCTTGCACAGAATAGGGAGGCAGCCAGGAAAAGCAGGCTCAGGAAGAAG GCCTACATTCAACAGCTAGAGACCAGTAGGATCAAGCTCACTCACCTTGAGCAAGAGCTTCAAAGGGCAAGATCACAA GGTCTATCATTTGGTGGTGGAGCTCTCCTCGAGGATCAAGGCCTCCCGGCCGTCGTGGGCGGGCTCAGCGCAG ATGCAGCCATGTTCGATATGGAATACATGAGGTGGCTGGAGGAGCACCATAGGCTTATGTGCGAGCTCCGTGCAGCGGTGCAGGAGCACCAGCCGGAGAACCATCTACGGATGTTTGTCGACAGTTGCCTCGCGCACCACGATCAGATGGTGAATCTCAAGAACATCGTCATCAGGTCGGACGTCTTCCACCTCATCTCCGGCGTATGGATGACCCCCGCCGAGCGCTGCTTCATGTGGATGGGCGGCTTCCGCCCCTCCGAGCTCATCAAG ATGCTTTTGAGCCACATGGAGCCATTGACGGAGGAGCAGATCTTGGGGGTTTGCGGACTGCAGCAGTCGACGCAGGAGACGGAGGAAGCACTTAGCCAAGGACTGGAAGCCCTCAACCAATCTCTCTCGGACACCATCACCTCCGACGCGCTGAGCTACCCCTCCAACGTGGCCGACTACATGGGTCAGATGGCCATGGCCATGAACAAGCTCACCACCTTAGAGGGCTTCATTAGACAA CATGAATGGTTTCAGGCAGATAACCTGCGGCAGCAGACACTTCACCGGCTTTACCAGATCTTGACGACCAGGCAGATGGCACGATCTTTGCTAGCCATTGCCGAATACTTTCACCGGCTCCGTGCGCTGAGCTCCCTTTGGCTCGCTCGACCACGACACGAGTGA
- the LOC135633358 gene encoding bZIP transcription factor TGA10-like isoform X6: protein MANKGSSSQGQPQQISFAMIHPSSSSSSVMHGSFMRSNEAGAYDLGELDQALFMYLDGQDHSSSPAQEQRQTLNIFPSQPMHVEPSTKGGMSLDSPASSGSKKSSDQAMELGDTKNDLPLLPERGKDSKAASVKKEGNGKGTSGSKTSDPKTLRRLAQNREAARKSRLRKKAYIQQLETSRIKLTHLEQELQRARSQTCLLKGLSFGGGALLEDQGLPAVVGGLSADAAMFDMEYMRWLEEHHRLMCELRAAVQEHQPENHLRMFVDSCLAHHDQMVNLKNIVIRSDVFHLISGVWMTPAERCFMWMGGFRPSELIKMLLSHMEPLTEEQILGVCGLQQSTQETEEALSQGLEALNQSLSDTITSDALSYPSNVADYMGQMAMAMNKLTTLEGFIRQITCGSRHFTGFTRS from the exons ATGGCGAACAAGGGGAGTTCCAGCCAGGGGCAGCCGCAGCAGATCTCCTTCGCCATGATTCATCcttcttcgtcctcctcctccgtcaTGCATGGAAGCTTCAT GAGAAGCAACGAGGCCGGAGCTTACGACTTGGGAGAGCTGGATCAAGCACTGTTCATGTATTTAGATGGGCAGGATCACTCATCATCGCCGGCTCAAGAACAAAGAC AGACTTTGAACATTTTCCCTTCTCAGCCCATGCATGTAGAGCCTTCGACAAAG GGTGGAATGAGTTTGGACTCTCCAGCAAGCAGTGGCTCTAAGAAGTCATCGGACCAGGCCATGGAGTTGGGCGACACTAAAAATGATCTCCCGCTTCTGCCTGAGCGAGGAAAGGATTCCAAAGCAGCATCGGTTAAG AAGGAAGGGAACGGAAAGGGCACATCTGGGTCCAAGACATCAGATCCTAAG ACATTGAGAAGGCTTGCACAGAATAGGGAGGCAGCCAGGAAAAGCAGGCTCAGGAAGAAG GCCTACATTCAACAGCTAGAGACCAGTAGGATCAAGCTCACTCACCTTGAGCAAGAGCTTCAAAGGGCAAGATCACAA ACGTGCTTATTGAAGGGTCTATCATTTGGTGGTGGAGCTCTCCTCGAGGATCAAGGCCTCCCGGCCGTCGTGGGCGGGCTCAGCGCAG ATGCAGCCATGTTCGATATGGAATACATGAGGTGGCTGGAGGAGCACCATAGGCTTATGTGCGAGCTCCGTGCAGCGGTGCAGGAGCACCAGCCGGAGAACCATCTACGGATGTTTGTCGACAGTTGCCTCGCGCACCACGATCAGATGGTGAATCTCAAGAACATCGTCATCAGGTCGGACGTCTTCCACCTCATCTCCGGCGTATGGATGACCCCCGCCGAGCGCTGCTTCATGTGGATGGGCGGCTTCCGCCCCTCCGAGCTCATCAAG ATGCTTTTGAGCCACATGGAGCCATTGACGGAGGAGCAGATCTTGGGGGTTTGCGGACTGCAGCAGTCGACGCAGGAGACGGAGGAAGCACTTAGCCAAGGACTGGAAGCCCTCAACCAATCTCTCTCGGACACCATCACCTCCGACGCGCTGAGCTACCCCTCCAACGTGGCCGACTACATGGGTCAGATGGCCATGGCCATGAACAAGCTCACCACCTTAGAGGGCTTCATTAGACAA ATAACCTGCGGCAGCAGACACTTCACCGGCTTTACCAGATCTTGA
- the LOC135633358 gene encoding bZIP transcription factor TGA10-like isoform X1 yields MANKGSSSQGQPQQISFAMIHPSSSSSSVMHGSFMRSNEAGAYDLGELDQALFMYLDGQDHSSSPAQEQRQTLNIFPSQPMHVEPSTKGGMSLDSPASSGSKKSSDQAMELGDTKNDLPLLPERGKDSKAASVKKEGNGKGTSGSKTSDPKTLRRLAQNREAARKSRLRKKAYIQQLETSRIKLTHLEQELQRARSQTCLLKGLSFGGGALLEDQGLPAVVGGLSADAAMFDMEYMRWLEEHHRLMCELRAAVQEHQPENHLRMFVDSCLAHHDQMVNLKNIVIRSDVFHLISGVWMTPAERCFMWMGGFRPSELIKMLLSHMEPLTEEQILGVCGLQQSTQETEEALSQGLEALNQSLSDTITSDALSYPSNVADYMGQMAMAMNKLTTLEGFIRQHEWFQADNLRQQTLHRLYQILTTRQMARSLLAIAEYFHRLRALSSLWLARPRHE; encoded by the exons ATGGCGAACAAGGGGAGTTCCAGCCAGGGGCAGCCGCAGCAGATCTCCTTCGCCATGATTCATCcttcttcgtcctcctcctccgtcaTGCATGGAAGCTTCAT GAGAAGCAACGAGGCCGGAGCTTACGACTTGGGAGAGCTGGATCAAGCACTGTTCATGTATTTAGATGGGCAGGATCACTCATCATCGCCGGCTCAAGAACAAAGAC AGACTTTGAACATTTTCCCTTCTCAGCCCATGCATGTAGAGCCTTCGACAAAG GGTGGAATGAGTTTGGACTCTCCAGCAAGCAGTGGCTCTAAGAAGTCATCGGACCAGGCCATGGAGTTGGGCGACACTAAAAATGATCTCCCGCTTCTGCCTGAGCGAGGAAAGGATTCCAAAGCAGCATCGGTTAAG AAGGAAGGGAACGGAAAGGGCACATCTGGGTCCAAGACATCAGATCCTAAG ACATTGAGAAGGCTTGCACAGAATAGGGAGGCAGCCAGGAAAAGCAGGCTCAGGAAGAAG GCCTACATTCAACAGCTAGAGACCAGTAGGATCAAGCTCACTCACCTTGAGCAAGAGCTTCAAAGGGCAAGATCACAA ACGTGCTTATTGAAGGGTCTATCATTTGGTGGTGGAGCTCTCCTCGAGGATCAAGGCCTCCCGGCCGTCGTGGGCGGGCTCAGCGCAG ATGCAGCCATGTTCGATATGGAATACATGAGGTGGCTGGAGGAGCACCATAGGCTTATGTGCGAGCTCCGTGCAGCGGTGCAGGAGCACCAGCCGGAGAACCATCTACGGATGTTTGTCGACAGTTGCCTCGCGCACCACGATCAGATGGTGAATCTCAAGAACATCGTCATCAGGTCGGACGTCTTCCACCTCATCTCCGGCGTATGGATGACCCCCGCCGAGCGCTGCTTCATGTGGATGGGCGGCTTCCGCCCCTCCGAGCTCATCAAG ATGCTTTTGAGCCACATGGAGCCATTGACGGAGGAGCAGATCTTGGGGGTTTGCGGACTGCAGCAGTCGACGCAGGAGACGGAGGAAGCACTTAGCCAAGGACTGGAAGCCCTCAACCAATCTCTCTCGGACACCATCACCTCCGACGCGCTGAGCTACCCCTCCAACGTGGCCGACTACATGGGTCAGATGGCCATGGCCATGAACAAGCTCACCACCTTAGAGGGCTTCATTAGACAA CATGAATGGTTTCAGGCAGATAACCTGCGGCAGCAGACACTTCACCGGCTTTACCAGATCTTGACGACCAGGCAGATGGCACGATCTTTGCTAGCCATTGCCGAATACTTTCACCGGCTCCGTGCGCTGAGCTCCCTTTGGCTCGCTCGACCACGACACGAGTGA
- the LOC135633358 gene encoding bZIP transcription factor TGA10-like isoform X3 yields MANKGSSSQGQPQQISFAMIHPSSSSSSVMHGSFMRSNEAGAYDLGELDQALFMYLDGQDHSSSPAQEQRQTLNIFPSQPMHVEPSTKGGMSLDSPASSGSKKSSDQAMELGDTKNDLPLLPERGKDSKAASVKKEGNGKGTSGSKTSDPKTLRRLAQNREAARKSRLRKKAYIQQLETSRIKLTHLEQELQRARSQTCLLKGLSFGGGALLEDQGLPAVVGGLSADAAMFDMEYMRWLEEHHRLMCELRAAVQEHQPENHLRMFVDSCLAHHDQMVNLKNIVIRSDVFHLISGVWMTPAERCFMWMGGFRPSELIKMLLSHMEPLTEEQILGVCGLQQSTQETEEALSQGLEALNQSLSDTITSDALSYPSNVADYMGQMAMAMNKLTTLEGFIRQADNLRQQTLHRLYQILTTRQMARSLLAIAEYFHRLRALSSLWLARPRHE; encoded by the exons ATGGCGAACAAGGGGAGTTCCAGCCAGGGGCAGCCGCAGCAGATCTCCTTCGCCATGATTCATCcttcttcgtcctcctcctccgtcaTGCATGGAAGCTTCAT GAGAAGCAACGAGGCCGGAGCTTACGACTTGGGAGAGCTGGATCAAGCACTGTTCATGTATTTAGATGGGCAGGATCACTCATCATCGCCGGCTCAAGAACAAAGAC AGACTTTGAACATTTTCCCTTCTCAGCCCATGCATGTAGAGCCTTCGACAAAG GGTGGAATGAGTTTGGACTCTCCAGCAAGCAGTGGCTCTAAGAAGTCATCGGACCAGGCCATGGAGTTGGGCGACACTAAAAATGATCTCCCGCTTCTGCCTGAGCGAGGAAAGGATTCCAAAGCAGCATCGGTTAAG AAGGAAGGGAACGGAAAGGGCACATCTGGGTCCAAGACATCAGATCCTAAG ACATTGAGAAGGCTTGCACAGAATAGGGAGGCAGCCAGGAAAAGCAGGCTCAGGAAGAAG GCCTACATTCAACAGCTAGAGACCAGTAGGATCAAGCTCACTCACCTTGAGCAAGAGCTTCAAAGGGCAAGATCACAA ACGTGCTTATTGAAGGGTCTATCATTTGGTGGTGGAGCTCTCCTCGAGGATCAAGGCCTCCCGGCCGTCGTGGGCGGGCTCAGCGCAG ATGCAGCCATGTTCGATATGGAATACATGAGGTGGCTGGAGGAGCACCATAGGCTTATGTGCGAGCTCCGTGCAGCGGTGCAGGAGCACCAGCCGGAGAACCATCTACGGATGTTTGTCGACAGTTGCCTCGCGCACCACGATCAGATGGTGAATCTCAAGAACATCGTCATCAGGTCGGACGTCTTCCACCTCATCTCCGGCGTATGGATGACCCCCGCCGAGCGCTGCTTCATGTGGATGGGCGGCTTCCGCCCCTCCGAGCTCATCAAG ATGCTTTTGAGCCACATGGAGCCATTGACGGAGGAGCAGATCTTGGGGGTTTGCGGACTGCAGCAGTCGACGCAGGAGACGGAGGAAGCACTTAGCCAAGGACTGGAAGCCCTCAACCAATCTCTCTCGGACACCATCACCTCCGACGCGCTGAGCTACCCCTCCAACGTGGCCGACTACATGGGTCAGATGGCCATGGCCATGAACAAGCTCACCACCTTAGAGGGCTTCATTAGACAA GCAGATAACCTGCGGCAGCAGACACTTCACCGGCTTTACCAGATCTTGACGACCAGGCAGATGGCACGATCTTTGCTAGCCATTGCCGAATACTTTCACCGGCTCCGTGCGCTGAGCTCCCTTTGGCTCGCTCGACCACGACACGAGTGA
- the LOC135633358 gene encoding bZIP transcription factor TGA10-like isoform X2 has translation MANKGSSSQGQPQQISFAMIHPSSSSSSVMHGSFMRSNEAGAYDLGELDQALFMYLDGQDHSSSPAQEQRQTLNIFPSQPMHVEPSTKGGMSLDSPASSGSKKSSDQAMELGDTKNDLPLLPERGKDSKAASVKEGNGKGTSGSKTSDPKTLRRLAQNREAARKSRLRKKAYIQQLETSRIKLTHLEQELQRARSQTCLLKGLSFGGGALLEDQGLPAVVGGLSADAAMFDMEYMRWLEEHHRLMCELRAAVQEHQPENHLRMFVDSCLAHHDQMVNLKNIVIRSDVFHLISGVWMTPAERCFMWMGGFRPSELIKMLLSHMEPLTEEQILGVCGLQQSTQETEEALSQGLEALNQSLSDTITSDALSYPSNVADYMGQMAMAMNKLTTLEGFIRQHEWFQADNLRQQTLHRLYQILTTRQMARSLLAIAEYFHRLRALSSLWLARPRHE, from the exons ATGGCGAACAAGGGGAGTTCCAGCCAGGGGCAGCCGCAGCAGATCTCCTTCGCCATGATTCATCcttcttcgtcctcctcctccgtcaTGCATGGAAGCTTCAT GAGAAGCAACGAGGCCGGAGCTTACGACTTGGGAGAGCTGGATCAAGCACTGTTCATGTATTTAGATGGGCAGGATCACTCATCATCGCCGGCTCAAGAACAAAGAC AGACTTTGAACATTTTCCCTTCTCAGCCCATGCATGTAGAGCCTTCGACAAAG GGTGGAATGAGTTTGGACTCTCCAGCAAGCAGTGGCTCTAAGAAGTCATCGGACCAGGCCATGGAGTTGGGCGACACTAAAAATGATCTCCCGCTTCTGCCTGAGCGAGGAAAGGATTCCAAAGCAGCATCGGTTAAG GAAGGGAACGGAAAGGGCACATCTGGGTCCAAGACATCAGATCCTAAG ACATTGAGAAGGCTTGCACAGAATAGGGAGGCAGCCAGGAAAAGCAGGCTCAGGAAGAAG GCCTACATTCAACAGCTAGAGACCAGTAGGATCAAGCTCACTCACCTTGAGCAAGAGCTTCAAAGGGCAAGATCACAA ACGTGCTTATTGAAGGGTCTATCATTTGGTGGTGGAGCTCTCCTCGAGGATCAAGGCCTCCCGGCCGTCGTGGGCGGGCTCAGCGCAG ATGCAGCCATGTTCGATATGGAATACATGAGGTGGCTGGAGGAGCACCATAGGCTTATGTGCGAGCTCCGTGCAGCGGTGCAGGAGCACCAGCCGGAGAACCATCTACGGATGTTTGTCGACAGTTGCCTCGCGCACCACGATCAGATGGTGAATCTCAAGAACATCGTCATCAGGTCGGACGTCTTCCACCTCATCTCCGGCGTATGGATGACCCCCGCCGAGCGCTGCTTCATGTGGATGGGCGGCTTCCGCCCCTCCGAGCTCATCAAG ATGCTTTTGAGCCACATGGAGCCATTGACGGAGGAGCAGATCTTGGGGGTTTGCGGACTGCAGCAGTCGACGCAGGAGACGGAGGAAGCACTTAGCCAAGGACTGGAAGCCCTCAACCAATCTCTCTCGGACACCATCACCTCCGACGCGCTGAGCTACCCCTCCAACGTGGCCGACTACATGGGTCAGATGGCCATGGCCATGAACAAGCTCACCACCTTAGAGGGCTTCATTAGACAA CATGAATGGTTTCAGGCAGATAACCTGCGGCAGCAGACACTTCACCGGCTTTACCAGATCTTGACGACCAGGCAGATGGCACGATCTTTGCTAGCCATTGCCGAATACTTTCACCGGCTCCGTGCGCTGAGCTCCCTTTGGCTCGCTCGACCACGACACGAGTGA
- the LOC135633358 gene encoding bZIP transcription factor TGA10-like isoform X5 encodes MANKGSSSQGQPQQISFAMIHPSSSSSSVMHGSFMRSNEAGAYDLGELDQALFMYLDGQDHSSSPAQEQRQTLNIFPSQPMHVEPSTKGGMSLDSPASSGSKKSSDQAMELGDTKNDLPLLPERGKDSKAASVKKEGNGKGTSGSKTSDPKTLRRLAQNREAARKSRLRKKAYIQQLETSRIKLTHLEQELQRARSQGLSFGGGALLEDQGLPAVVGGLSADAAMFDMEYMRWLEEHHRLMCELRAAVQEHQPENHLRMFVDSCLAHHDQMVNLKNIVIRSDVFHLISGVWMTPAERCFMWMGGFRPSELIKMLLSHMEPLTEEQILGVCGLQQSTQETEEALSQGLEALNQSLSDTITSDALSYPSNVADYMGQMAMAMNKLTTLEGFIRQADNLRQQTLHRLYQILTTRQMARSLLAIAEYFHRLRALSSLWLARPRHE; translated from the exons ATGGCGAACAAGGGGAGTTCCAGCCAGGGGCAGCCGCAGCAGATCTCCTTCGCCATGATTCATCcttcttcgtcctcctcctccgtcaTGCATGGAAGCTTCAT GAGAAGCAACGAGGCCGGAGCTTACGACTTGGGAGAGCTGGATCAAGCACTGTTCATGTATTTAGATGGGCAGGATCACTCATCATCGCCGGCTCAAGAACAAAGAC AGACTTTGAACATTTTCCCTTCTCAGCCCATGCATGTAGAGCCTTCGACAAAG GGTGGAATGAGTTTGGACTCTCCAGCAAGCAGTGGCTCTAAGAAGTCATCGGACCAGGCCATGGAGTTGGGCGACACTAAAAATGATCTCCCGCTTCTGCCTGAGCGAGGAAAGGATTCCAAAGCAGCATCGGTTAAG AAGGAAGGGAACGGAAAGGGCACATCTGGGTCCAAGACATCAGATCCTAAG ACATTGAGAAGGCTTGCACAGAATAGGGAGGCAGCCAGGAAAAGCAGGCTCAGGAAGAAG GCCTACATTCAACAGCTAGAGACCAGTAGGATCAAGCTCACTCACCTTGAGCAAGAGCTTCAAAGGGCAAGATCACAA GGTCTATCATTTGGTGGTGGAGCTCTCCTCGAGGATCAAGGCCTCCCGGCCGTCGTGGGCGGGCTCAGCGCAG ATGCAGCCATGTTCGATATGGAATACATGAGGTGGCTGGAGGAGCACCATAGGCTTATGTGCGAGCTCCGTGCAGCGGTGCAGGAGCACCAGCCGGAGAACCATCTACGGATGTTTGTCGACAGTTGCCTCGCGCACCACGATCAGATGGTGAATCTCAAGAACATCGTCATCAGGTCGGACGTCTTCCACCTCATCTCCGGCGTATGGATGACCCCCGCCGAGCGCTGCTTCATGTGGATGGGCGGCTTCCGCCCCTCCGAGCTCATCAAG ATGCTTTTGAGCCACATGGAGCCATTGACGGAGGAGCAGATCTTGGGGGTTTGCGGACTGCAGCAGTCGACGCAGGAGACGGAGGAAGCACTTAGCCAAGGACTGGAAGCCCTCAACCAATCTCTCTCGGACACCATCACCTCCGACGCGCTGAGCTACCCCTCCAACGTGGCCGACTACATGGGTCAGATGGCCATGGCCATGAACAAGCTCACCACCTTAGAGGGCTTCATTAGACAA GCAGATAACCTGCGGCAGCAGACACTTCACCGGCTTTACCAGATCTTGACGACCAGGCAGATGGCACGATCTTTGCTAGCCATTGCCGAATACTTTCACCGGCTCCGTGCGCTGAGCTCCCTTTGGCTCGCTCGACCACGACACGAGTGA
- the LOC103977899 gene encoding ETHYLENE INSENSITIVE 3-like 3 protein, translating into MDHLDIIAQELSRDASNFEVDGVKHNNLDDNDVSDEEIESEELERRMWKDRIKLKRIKEREKFAAERAASERSKPKHTSDQARRKKMSRAQDGILKYMLKLMEVCNVRGFVYGIIPEKGKPVSGASDNIRAWWKEKVRFDKNGPAAIAKYEVENFAAQNAQNSRSKHHHSLMDLQDATLGSLLSSLMQHCDPPQRKYPLEKGISPPWWPSGNEEWWISLGLPKGQGPPYKKPHDLKKVWKVGVLTAVIKHMSPDIEKIKTHVRKSKCLQDKMSAKESSIWLGVLAREEMTVNQLCCDNGMSHVIENSGHRRDREEPNSSSNEYDVDVLEDVSGSISSKDDGINLQVETQACAGNITPTSREDRLAENSNQLGLSKDKTSEQPKRKRPRGSAVSVDRQMVATQSERMPEETRNATTDMNGAALTTLAHHRPSVDREPCMNPNSTHQERDSGSQYLVPQPGISSLASIPCVTVASENIYIGGQPLPYPGLGNSEPQNATTYDTGANDGLYSSSGGFGILQDKQQRPMSITNHGIRSDRSIISVENNLYENVMAPNASSHTVTGEMHLFLDEPFYGEPDKLVDNSFGALPLDFIRISSTDLIPDLGDILQDDDLMEYLGT; encoded by the coding sequence ATGGATCATCTTGATATAATAGCTCAGGAATTAAGCAGGGATGCTTCAAATTTCGAGGTGGATGGTGTCAAGCATAACAATCTCGACGATAATGATGTCAGCGATGAAGAAATCGAATCAGAGGAGTTGGAGAGAAGAATGTGGAAAGATAGAATTAAGCTTAAAAGAATCAAGGAACGGGAAAAGTTTGCCGCCGAACGTGCAGCTTCGGAGAGGTCTAAGCCAAAGCATACATCTGACCAAGCTCGTAGGAAAAAGATGTCCAGAGCACAAGATGGGATCCTTAAGTATATGTTGAAGCTAATGGAGGTGTGTAATGTTCGTGGGTTTGTTTATGGAATCATTCCTGAAAAGGGAAAGCCAGTAAGTGGTGCTTCAGACAATATAAGAGCCTGGTGGAAGGAGAAAGTGAGGTTTGACAAGAATGGACCTGCTGCCATAGCCAAATACGAGGTAGAGAATTTTGCTGCCCAGAATGCACAGAACAGCAGGAGCAAACATCATCATAGTCTTATGGATCTCCAAGATGCTACGCTGGGATCTCTTCTATCATCATTGATGCAACACTGTGATCCACCACAGCGTAAATACCCATTGGAGAAGGGCATCTCACCACCTTGGTGGCCCTCTGGTAATGAAGAATGGTGGATATCTTTGGGCTTGCCAAAGGGTCAAGGACCCCCATATAAGAAGCCGCATGATCTAAAGAAGGTGTGGAAGGTTGGGGTACTAACAGCTGTAATCAAGCATATGTCTCCTGATATTGAAAAGATCAAAACCCATGTACGGAAGTCAAAATGCTTGCAGGATAAGATGAGTGCCAAAGAGAGCTCCATCTGGTTGGGAGTTCTGGCTAGAGAAGAAATGACTGTCAATCAACTCTGCTGTGATAATGGGATGTCTCATGTAATTGAGAATAGTGGTCACAGGCGGGATAGGGAGGAGCCAAACAGCAGTAGCAATGAATATGATGTTGATGTCCTTGAAGATGTTTCGGGATCTATTTCATCCAAAGATGATGGGATAAATCTGCAGGTTGAAACACAAGCTTGTGCAGGGAATATAACACCTACTTCGAGGGAAGATCGCTTAGCTGAAAATTCCAATCAACTTGGTTTAAGCAAGGATAAAACGAGCGAACAGCCAAAGAGAAAAAGACCTCGTGGAAGTGCTGTATCTGTTGACAGGCAAATGGTTGCCACTCAGAGTGAGCGCATGCCAGAGGAAACAAGAAATGCTACTACAGATATGAATGGTGCCGCTCTGACAACGTTGGCTCATCATAGGCCAAGTGTCGACCGCGAGCCTTGTATGAACCCCAACTCAACACATCAAGAGAGAGATTCTGGAAGCCAATATCTGGTACCGCAACCTGGGATTAGCAGCTTGGCAAGCATCCCTTGTGTTACTGTTGCTTCAGAAAACATATATATCGGTGGCCAACCATTACCATATCCAGGACTTGGGAATAGTGAACCGCAGAATGCTACCACTTATGATACGGGAGCCAACGATGGATTATATAGCTCATCAGGAGGCTTTGGCATCTTGCAAGATAAGCAGCAGCGCCCCATGTCGATTACTAATCATGGAATAAGGTCTGACAGAAGCATTATTTCCGTAGAGAACAATCTTTATGAAAATGTGATGGCACCTAATGCAAGTTCGCATACAGTCACCGGCGAGATGCATCTATTCCTAGATGAACCATTCTACGGTGAACCAGATAAGCTGGTCGACAATTCCTTTGGTGCACTGCCACTAGATTTTATCAGGATCAGCAGCACAGATCTGATCCCTGACCTTGGTGACATATTGCAAGATGATGACCTGATGGAGTATTTGGGGACATAA